The following nucleotide sequence is from Stigmatopora nigra isolate UIUO_SnigA chromosome 8, RoL_Snig_1.1, whole genome shotgun sequence.
ATCGTCAACATCACATCCTGATGCAACCTTTCTGCCTCTTTTTAGTTCACAACACCCGCCCCAAGAATACTTTTTCGACtattttttacactatttatgtggcattttgaaaaaaaaaaggcgaaaAAAGCACTGTCATTGTGACCTTCTTAAGGATTTTATGTTTGTATGTTAGTTTCATGACTGCaactttttttggggaaaaaaaaaaatcattttttatctaAATCCAAACAAATGGGAGGTGATGCAGCGCTCCGGGACTTTAACTGCCTCTGCACAAATGCTGAAAGCgaaaatatgaaagaaaaaaaaaaacaaatgcatttaaatCTGTTCTTGCATTTCCATTTGTGGCCATCTGCTTCTGAACAAAAAGGACTAAGCATCGGTTAATGTGCGCCCTTCATCCCTTTAGACGCTAAAGTCTTTAGATTTAGCAAATGAAAGCTACTGCTCTGACtgacattgtttatttttggctgCAATCTTGAAAAATGTAACACTTGAGTCCAAATGTCATCCTTTCAGCAGCACTTTAATGTACGGGTGCTCTCCTTTGACACTGCTTATCTTTTCGTTCAGCCTCCCTCTTttaccctctctctctcttactgtctctctctctttctctctatctctctctcttctctctctctcaattgcTACACTTTCTTGTTTTGTGCCTAATCTAACAAGCCCCATGTCATTACTTGATCAGCCCCCTCTAAGAGCCCATAGTTGGATTCCAGCCTGAGAACATCTCAGCACTCCCTCCCACCGCACGTTCGTCACACTTTTCCATTCTTGTTTATTTTCGCTTCCTCTCttccttgttttcttttttcataatttcatcTAACACCCCCAAAAGAATGGAGGCCATGCCCTCAGCCTATACTGGTCCTGGGTTTTTTGGGTAAGGGTTTCGCCGCATTTGTTTCACCCTCTGTCCCAAATCAGATTGAATAgagatacatttttaaagatttaaaggAGAAACCCTATGTTGTAAGTCAATTAAGATGATAATCACAATACTGAGATTTCTATTTCATAGATTCAATCTACAAATGTTCTCCTTTAAATATTTAACTGTCTACTGCCGTATGTCTTGTGTTGATTCACTACACTGTATTAAATATCAACTTGTATTTAAAGATTGTGTTTTCCGTGTATTATAGACCATGTAGACAGTTTGCTCATCCTTTTAGTTCCAAGGCCAGATTGATGATTGGCTAGTTTAGTTTGAAGTGTAGTAGTTTATTTAATATGGAATTAATACATCAAGGTAACTGTGTTGCACAACAGCCTATTTTCTCCTTGCATTTTTGCATTataatatgggaggaaacctgatTACCCCGAGTAAACCCACGtcagcccagggaaaacatgcaaactccacacaggaggaccaaccTTGGTTTGAAACCAGCACCCCATAACTATGAGGCTGCAGCGCTAACCATTCAGCCCATGGACCACCCTAGCaaaattgtattctttttttctttacagcACATCTGTCTGACACATCTTTCTTGTCAATCAAATCTCGAGGGCCCGCATCAGTTGATTTAGGCAATTGATTGGGTTATCCGCTCTGATGTCAACCAGGGTTCATTCTGCGATTCCTTGCTTGCTTTCAATTTTATCAGATTGGACAAAGCATATATGCcatgttttacaaaaataatgcaaGATGACAACATGCTTTGATTTGTCGTCCTAAATTGAATCGAGGACGGATTTGTGCTTCCTAATATGGTGTTCATTTATTTCCATGTTGGCGCTTTACAAGCAGTTATTGGACATTTGCGATATTGGTAATACTGAGGAAGCAGTCCAGTGGATATGCGAGCTGGATGAAGTTGCGACCTTTGTGTGcgaaaatatgaaaagaaatcTGGTGAGAGAACAAACTCGTGCGATGTGGAgctctgtgtgtatatgtgctgCCAACCTGGCTGTTGGAAACGCACCAGGGGTGGATTAAATGAGAGATTAATGGCAGGAAACAGTAACTAATGAGTCAACACGAGCATCATATACACAAAATTATTCTGGTGTGACAGTGAGGAAGTTGTCAGAATATCAAAATGCAAAATGCTAAAACAAAATGACAGTATCCTGGATGTAGTTTCAGTCTAAGATCAATGGCCAAGCCTTTTGACCCAGTATTTCCTttcttttataaaataattttagtttttggcTTCTGAAAATACACTTTTATGACGAGGGTGTGTGCCTGATTATGTATACACACTGTGAAAATATACTTGCGCCTTTCAAAGAAAGTCCAAAAATAATGGAATATGcaaaaatactcaaatattACACATTTAGATAGTCCATTGGGTATTAGTTTGATGTTTGCACCCTGTTTTCTTCGGTTTATAGTTCCTTTAGAAGCCACTATATCCAATATGTGATGCAGTAGTCAAGGTGTGTTACCTCTAATTGTGTCTGTGTGATCAAGTGATACtgactgtgtgtgtatgtgtgtgtgtgtgtgtttgtatgtttgtgtgtgcatgttgatTTGCAGACGAGAGGCAAGGCACCCTGCGGCTCAGCAACCTGACCAAAAGCATGTCAGGGAAGTACATCTGCCGGGCCAGCAACACAGCTGGCTCAGACAGCTGCTCCATTAACCTGGAGGTTATCACCTgtgagtacacacacacactcacccacaCTTTTCCAAAACCCACTTGCCATTCCAGCTGGTGTGATTAACACCTTGTGAATCTTGATGCTATTTGTGCAGCTTCCAATGCTGGTATGATTGCAGCCGCCACACTGGGCTCCATGGTTGGACTGGTCGCCATGGTGCTTTTCCTCTTATTTGTCTTGAGGAAGAGGCGGGATACTGAAGAAGAAACTGCCAATGAAATCAAGTGAGAAGGCTTTCAACTCATTGATGGAGATAGACGTATAATTCATTTGAACCTGTCAAAATGGATATCAATGGATTCCAAATGTGTACTTCTGAAATTCACCATTATTTTGATGCTCTTCAGGGAggacgctcaagctccaaaacGAGTATCCTGGGCCAAAAGCAACACTGGCTCGGATATAGTGTCCAAAAACGGCACACTCTCATCCATCGCCACCAGCCCTCGGCCCACAGACCACCAACGGCAGCCCGCCTATCACTACCCCTACTCGCCGTCATCCACCACCGACACGGGTTCCGTCATCAACACTTATCAACTTCGCCCGGGCGAAGCCAACACCCTGCGGGGTCTTCCGGGTTACAACGCAGGCGGGACGCCGTCGCGCAAAAACAAACGGCCTCCCGTCGCCAATGGGGGCCCACCCCAGGTCATCCGTGTGCCCCCCGCCAGGACCGAAGGGGCTCAGCCTCAGACGCCGCCCGCCTTCACGGCATCCACGCGAGCTAGCTCGTCGTCCACTCTGACCCGAACGGGCACGGTGGCTGTCATGGTGCCTGCGCAGAGCCAAGCGGGCTCCCTGGTTTAGCCTGTGATTGCACAGGAAGAAAGGGGCTGGTGTCTGACATTTCTCTGCTTGTGATGGGACTTCTTTGTGACTTCTTGGAAGGATGTACTGTTTTGTTCATCTCACTGACTCatccagtttttctttttttttttttacaatggaaTATTCTAGTTTTCTGATTAGAAAATGGCTTAGTTTGAGTAGTTTTCACATATTTCCTATTGATGTCTCTCAGgcttaaagaaataaaagaaagtgGCAATGAAGGgcaaagtcaaacaaaaaaacagtagaTCAAAATTCAGGTTTTTCTATGAAATTCAATGGTTATAGAGCATTTGATGTGTTGCTTTTTATGGTAGGCAGAtttgttaacaaaaaaattgagcaCAGTTTGTGgacgtttttgttttcttaattACAGAGAGCAAGGATACATCCCATAATAGGCCATGCTGGTTGTGTCGGGATTTTATACGACAGATAtaattgtaaatataaatatgatgTTATTCAAAATGTTAAGCAGCTAAATGTAGCATTTGAAATTGAGTTTTGATTGCTAGAagttgttttttcaataaaagaaCATGTACATCAGTTGTCTCTCCATATCATCTCAGTTAATGACAGATTTTAGCATTTTGTTTTAAGATTTTATTTGGAGTGTTTCactcaaatatattttcataatgtAAATACAATACTTAATTACAATGAAGTAGCAGCAAAAAAGAGCTGAGCAAAGTCAATATAAGAAAAATGGTTACAGTTATATGATATAAGCATTGTCAACCTCCTTTAGTAACAGAACTCCTCCATAGAGTGTCTGTACTGGTCTGGAtttgttgacaaaatgttccagtCCAATCCACTCTAATTGTTTCCCCAGTCTCTCTACAGCGCTGCCATACAAGAACATAAAATACCAAGTATCAGGACTCCGTCAGAAGATCGCGCGCGATGATCATCCTCATTACTTCGTTGGTTCCTGTAGAGAAGTGAGCAATTTAGCTTTATGTGCAACCAGGAACATTGAAACTGACATAACGACTGACCTTCTAAGATTTGATGCACGCGGATGTCGCGCACAAATTGCTGCACAGCGTAATCCTTCAGGTAACCATAGCCACCATGCATCTGTAGAGCCTGGTTGCAGATCTGAGTGAATACAGAAGAACCATTAAACAGTTAGCGAAATGTGATATGGTTTGGACTGTCATTACTCACATTGAAACAGTGGTCTGTGGCAAAGAGCTTCGCCATGGAGCACAGCTGCACGGCGTCTGCTCGGTCTTCTTGAAGCGCCACTGCGGCCTGGCGTACTACAAGGCGAGAGGCCACCAAATCTGTGGCCATTTCTGCTAATTTGAACTGCAGGAACTAAAAGCACACACATGTATCAAGTCAGTTTTAATAAACCTATGTTGGAAAAAGGCAGTTCTGTGGCACTCACTTGGTTGTTAGAAAGTGTCTCTCCAAATTGCTTACGCACCAACAGGTGGTCTCGAGCCAGCTGTACGGAGGCGTGGGCCGCACCCAGAGAACACGATGCTGTTCAAGGGTACATGAAATTACaaattaaatgtttacattGCGCTCAAAAACTACCCAGTATTATGAGCATAGTATATAATTGATGATTATTTCTTCATAAAGGAAAGTTTTGACAACCAAATATTAATTATAATCATTATttcatgagtaaaaaaaaaatataccagTAATTTATTTAGTCCAATTCTGCCTCTtatgataaaatacaaaaaaaataatctgttgAGGACAGGGATATTCCCTGCATGCTATTGCTTTCAAGCAAAGGTCTGTATGCATAATAtttatagatatacatacatctatgtATAATCACGCTGATTGATATTCAGCCGAGTTGATTTGAACGGGaatatgtacgtgtatatagACTTTATTTCCACTGGTCACTCACCAATATTAATCCTGCCACCATTCAGTCCCTTCATGGCAATTGTGAAGCCTTGACCTTCATGTCCCAGCAAGTTGCTCACAGGAACGGCGCAGTCCTCAAATATGACCGCCCTGGTGGGCTGTGAATTCCATCCCACCTGAGAGTACGTACATTCAGTCAGCTCCATACCAACATCTCTGTGAAACCGCTCTGACATCTAGTGGTGTTTTGGAGTTTTacatgaacaacaacaacatatttgGCTACCTTTCGTTCCTTTTTGCCAAAACTGAGACCAGGTGTTCCCTTTTCTACGACAACACATGAGATGCCTTTCGGACCTTTGTTGCCTGTCCGACACATGACCACATAAACATCCGTGTCTCCTCCTCCACTAATGAACGCCTGCatttaaaagaattaaaaaaatatcataatgtGTCACGCCATTACCTAAAATAGGGAAGATATTTACCCTCATCCCCACCTTATAACACTGAGCAAGGTGTTATATATGTATTAAAAGTTTTACCTTGGAGCCATTCAAGATGTAATGGTCACCTTGGAGATGTGCAGTTGTCAAGAGCGATGCAGCATCACTGCCGCTGCCTGAAATAAACAAGGACACCTTCATTTAATAGAGTCGTAGAATTCAACTAGGGGTAATATAAATGACCGACCAGGTTCCGTGAGGCAGTAAGATGCAAACTTCTCCATAGAGCAAAGTTGAGGACAGAACTTTTGCCTCTGCTCTTCATTTCCAAAAGTGTCAATCATCCAGGCACACATGCTGCAAAATGATCAACTTCTATAATTATGCAATTAATTATAACTGTATAAATTTGCCtgaattagatattttttaaaaggtttctttttttgcatcatcACAAACAACACACACTAGTGAGGATACCGGTATAAAGTTCTGACATACTTGTGGATACTAATGTAAGCAGTAGTGCTGACGCATCCAGTGGACAGGGCTTCAAAGATGACGGATGTGTCCAGGCGAGACAGACCAGAGCCCCCAACGTCCGGCTGTACATAGATGCCCCCAAAGCCCAGTTGTGCTGCCTTTCGCATGGTCTCCACTGGGAACATTTCCTTAAGATGAATGGAAATTATGTTCATTTTATGGAATGTTTTGGTATGAAATCTGCTCATCATTTTTGAGTCCACTAAGAATGTGTGAACTGAGATATAGTTAAAaccttaaaaataatattaataacaagGGGAGACACTTATTGAAGGTTGTCAAACTTACCTTTTGATCCCACTCTGCCATGTGTGGAGCCATTTCATTGGCTGCAAAGTCAAAGGCCACTTTCTGGAATTCTTTCTGTTCATCTGTGAGCCCATGAGAAGCTGaagtaataatataataatgaagaacataaattaaatcattaaaaaaatctgtaataaTTACCATACTATTGAGTAAGCCTAACATAGTGGTAGACTACAGAGGAGTTGATTCTCACAAATTGAAGTACATCTATAAACAtcagggaaaaacaaaaaaggtgatagtttaaaagaaatgtgtatatttctacatttttactCAAATATGACTAAGTCATATTTTCATATGCGCAAGTCATATTTGAGAGGTAATTTGGTCTATACAAACACTTAGGTAAGCATGATAAATGTTTTCATAACTGTTGCATCATTCTGTGATATTGATCTTATATTATGCACAATGCGTGGCAACTTTCGCGTGTTTATTTGTCTTATAGGATGGGGAGGAAAAAGGGGGCGGTGTTAGTGATGGGTGTGAGGCTCTTTTTGTCCAATGACAGTTGAGTAAAGTCATAGTATACGTAATTAAAATGCTGCGACCACATCCACCTATGTCAGTATCAGCTTCAGCATCTTTCACAATACACttacagaaaatgtatttacattttttatatctttGCAAAACTCATGCATACTTTTTCCTGGGAACTTACGGGCAATGCACGAAGCTATTCCTCGAGTTTGCGAACTTCGACTGTTGATTAAACGTTGGGTTTTGCAGATGTTCGTTGTGAGCCGCTGTGGAACTCTGAACAACCAGGCAGCCGCCATGTTTATTTTGTTACGCCACAATCAACCTGTGTGTGCTACTGGGAGATGTAGTTCTGAAACACATAAAAACTTCCGGTGTcacggctgttttttttttttttttatgacgtCCTGCTTTTCCTCTGCTTTTAGTGGCCGCTTATTTTGTGCCATTTGGACGTACAGGTATGATTTATTCTCATTCTTTTCAATTCAGCGTACTAACTGAATAcagttgactttttaaaatcacataGGCCTCcaaaatatgttaataaaaTACACGTTCAAACAACCACATCACATGGTACTGATCTAAGAACTATTGGTCGGGTTTATCATGGTTTTCAGCAAAACAACATGCtgttttgtattgtttaatACAAAGTCACGCTTATACACGGACAACCCAATGCATTCTTTTCAGCCTGCGATGCAGAAAAAGTAAAATAAGCATTCAAAAATGTTGCTCAACAAGGCCCCAAAAGttgaaataatacttttttaagtGGTCAGATCAACCACTTAATGTACTGCTTCTCACCCTTCCAATAAATGTTTAGAATAAAGTGACAAATTTAGTAATCTTATTCCATCCGTGATTATttcagcttttgtttttttaattattattattttttaaaccaaattgtGTTCCTTAAAGTAAAGAAGCAATGCCGCCAAAGAAACGAGCAAGAAAGACTGTCAATTCAGGTAAGCAGCATTTGTTATggactaccattttttttcttccaatgcaCATTTAAAAAGCATGGTGTGGTTAATACAGGccaaaatgctgaaaaaaagcGGAAGACATCATCTTCCAGTAAGACTTTGGAGGAGGCAAGCACTGTACAGTATAGCCACTGGCTTATGAAATCTGAGCCAGAAAGCCGTTTTGAAAACGGCATTGATGTCAAGGTACGATATGAAAAGACTACTTCTGTATTATGTATTTGGTAATCTTATTTTATACCATCAAAATGTCTGCAGTTTGGGATTGAGGATCTGAAGTCTTTACCAAGTCAGACAAGCTGCTGGGACGGTGTCCGCAACTATCAGGTAAATTACACTCCTAGGCTCTTAGTGTCTAAATactaaaacaaaaccaaaatggaGACTTTAACACAACTGTTGCTGCATTTTTCTCAGGCACGGAACTTTATGCATCAGATGAAAGAAGGCCACCTGGCATTCTTTTACCACAGCAACTGTAAAGAACCTGGAATAGCTGGACTCATTAAAGTAAGATCATGCATTGCATTTTTCCTAGTAAATTACTTGTGCAAATGTTAATATAAGGCATTACTCTGATTGTAATGATTTCATGTTACAATTATTAAAACttgctgtttctttcttttgtcaGATAGTGAAGGAAGCATATGTGGACCACactcaatttgacaaaaaagatgTTCATTTTGATGCCAGCAGCACGAAAGAAAACCCTAAATGGAGAATGGTAAGTAAAACAAAGCACAGAAATGAAATTGGAAATGTGTTTCAAAAAATGTGGGAACATAAAGAAGTCAATTTTGAGTTATTACGGTAAATATGGAAATGAAATCCCTttggaaaaatgaataattcccatgtatttaaaaaattaaaaatatattaaaattatattttttgaaaactgGCAACAACACACGAACAACAGCAAATGCAGGATAGTGATAGGTGAGGAAGGATGACAAAGGTTTTGACTCTCAGGTGGACGTGCAATACCAAAGAATGTTGAAGCGTTTTCTTCCTCTTGGCGAACTCAAAAAGTACCACCTGCAGCATAGCACCAAAGGGGGGCCTCTGAAGAATGCAATGCTGTTCACTCGGCCTAGGCTGTCTGTCCAGCCACTCACCAGTGGTAATTCACTAGAATCTAGTCAGTATCTCGTCACTGGATCTTTTCAAACTTAGCAACAGCCCCTTTGCTTATTTATTATCCCTGCAGAAGAATTTGACTTTCTTCTAAGCTTGGAGGAACAAGAACCACTGTGACTTCGCGATGGgttgaaataatttttttttccattttatacatttaagtAAGTATATGATATATAGTGACCATTTTCTATGTGAACTGTTTTGGATGAAAAAAGAAGACACCAGAAAGCAAAAtaaatgtggcttttttttctattttgcatTAATTTATTTGACAATCGGAggacaaacatttttctttgcaaaaagaTCTAAATATTTGTAACGTAACTCTGCTTTAAAAGACTTAAATCATGTTTGAGGCGCAGGAGGACACACTTGTCTAAACAAATGAAACACTAAGAAGTGACGACCTAGTGAAGCCGCCAGAATGCTGATTTGAATCTCTTATTTACACATCTACATGCGTAGAATAAAACTTGGATAGATTTCACATTTCTGAGTTTTTTTATAAGTGGAATGTCGCTTATTCAaagtttttaactcatttagcCGCAATAGCATTAGGAGTACACATGGAATGGCGTTAGCTTGAAAATCGGAGGAATTATTACGCGGGAGGTACTTTAGTTTGAGTTTACCGCTGACGAACAAAATCCAAGTAAAACAAAGCGAGGGAAGATAAACTCAGTCCAGTCTCCCTTAAAATTCCTCTCTGGCGGGGACGCTTGTTGCCTCATGGAGACCCCCGATCCAGTCTAAGGCGAGGCTCGGACCCGCTTTCTTCTTTGGCGCATTGCTCCAACGCGCTCTCTGAGGCGGCTGAGCCTTCGTAGCGTTGGGAGGCGATGGCGGCCTGATGGGACATGCTCTTTCTTACCACGTCGCCTTTACGCCACAGTGTGATCTCCTGCAAATACATGtcaaatgaatacatattttacctGCAGAAAACTTCTTTGGGGTGATGTCATTCTAAAATCTTTCATTCTTATGTTTTGTCACTTCAATCTTCTATCTAGTTAAAATTCCACTTTTACATGACATACATTTTGCTATACTTGTTTAACACCTTAGTATAAATCAAGGCTTACAACTTAATGGAAGCCTCCCCCATctgtaaatgaatacattatataaGAATACCAGCCGGAAATAATTGCTGGCAATTTAACTGAGCGATAGAATGAGTCATTTAGCATCTGTATCATCTCTGTTGAGGTCTACAcatgcactgcattataaatgACATGTTCTGTGACCCAGTTGCCCGTCCATGCAAGCAAAGTGCTGAATGCTGATCATAGCAGCTGACAATCACAGAAAAGCATTTTCCTTATTTGGTACATTAAGCCTCTCCCCTCTTTCACTCCCGCAGAGTGGAAATATTTGTCATAGTAATGCTTTGACATGCACGGCTGCAGTACCTGCTGTTTGAAGTAGCGCCTTTCCTCCTCATCAATGAGCACCAGGTTCAAATAGTAGCGCACTGAGAACTTCTTGTTTATGTCTCTCATAGTGGGAGTAAGGTCGTAGCCAGCGAGAAACAACCGGATAGGAATGGACTCGCCTAAAAGCAGAAAACAGTGAAAATATTTCAGATTTAAGTTCTAACAATACGTTGTGGAACAATGTTCAATcgttattggaaaaaaaataacagggtTTATATTTACCCCGCACTGGTGCTCCATCCATAATTTCATACTTGGCAATGGTGTCATTTTCATGGTACACACTGGGGCCCGTCCCAGTCGTCTCCCGCTTAATAATGTCAATCTCCATATGCTTTATCTTAATCCTCACCAGGAGGAAGTAAATTTTTCCAACGATTACATCTTTAAGGTGGTACCTGTAAGAGAGAAGGATTAGAAGGTAATTCCTATATATATTACCCACATTTTGCCCACAATGCAAAAGTGACTAATCCTTACTTGGATTTATTGTACTCAAACTCAATGTGGAGACAGTCCTCGATGCCAACTTCCATTTTAATAGAAGAGTTCAGTTCTGGATAAGTGCTGAGTGTGTGCACCACAATGTCCAACTCTTTGCTGATGTCATTAAGTCTTCGGATTACTGTTGCACGAAGGAAGTATCTGCACCCAGGTAGAAATTTATGTAGCTTGTCCACTTCAACAGGTGAAAGGTCATTATATTTTCTGAAGGTTTACCTGAGTTTGACGTTTTGGCCGGTGTAGGACTCGTAGGGCTTCTCTACGTGGGTAAACTCAAAGTCAAAAGTCTGCGATTGGGTCATCTCACCGGGCCTCGCCAGGTCTTTAACCAGGGAAACAAACTCATGGTGGTTCCCTCGGTCGTAATACAGCTCTGAGAACAAAAAGCCAAATGTTGACCCATTTGGACATGCATTTACGTAATCAGTTTTCCCTATCTTCAAGAAGGAAAACTGACATTTTGCAAATACCAGCAGATTATATAGCTAGTAAACTAGGTATTACTATTTATGAGTCTCCTTTAAGTCACTTTTCAGTAAATGTTTGCTTATTGCATTTGTACAGCTTTGTAGTACAACAGTTTATGAAAGAAACATGGGTTCAAGAGTAGCTGGGTGGTAAAGGTAAGACTTTATCCGTTTTAGTTtcattgctgccatcttgtggcatcGGTATGCAATTACAGCCGCCTTTTGAGAGCGTGTTCACTATGAATTGTAAATGTTCTTCTGTGGCAGATTATTTGCAGTGGATAGGTTGTTATGTACTTGTACAGCATGCAGGAATGCTAGACAATATTTTCCAATATACACATTCATTTTTCCCTCTTGCATGAGATGGAGAGATGCGGAGTAAAGGAGCTCGCAGGTCTCTGATGGGTATCTCTTGTACTCTAGATGGATGAATAGATAACATGCTTACCGATTTGTCCGACAAATTCAATCTTGATGCCCTGGTGTTCCAACCTCTTTCCTGGGCTCTTGAGTGTGACGTTGACCCTGCCGCTGACGGTCTCTCCGTCGTAGAAGAGAAAATACTTGTCCTTTTTGCCATCTTCCGTCTTGTGCTCTGCTTTTTTTCTGGTGTCGGCGTCGTTGAGCACCACGTCGATCTCcgcattttgtccaaaactgAAGAAGCTCATTGTTGTTATCTTATACAGCTACAGAACAAGGCCCAAAGGTTAAATTTCCCTCCTTTCGAGGGCCGCACGCCACGCTATTAAATAGCAGACGTATTTGTAATACAAACACGTTTTAAATGTCCATGCCCGATTGCAGCAGCGACGGAGCTGAAAACAGCAACGCTACGTGCGcctcaagaaaaaaagaaaaaaactaaatgcccatcgatttaaaaaaaaaaaaaagaaaaaactgtacCTTCAATGATTCCCTTTCATTTGCAGTCCAATATCTTTAGCCATGCAAAACGCGATCGCAACTCGATTATCGTATAATTACATGTTTGTTATGTTCCGTTAAGAGAATGTCGCCAATGTTGTCAAATATTAACGATGCAAGTCATTTGGCTTGACTCTAGTATATCCGGGTCAGTTTTGCTACAAAATAAGAGCGCACAAATGGACCGTGTTTGGCGCAAACAAAAGCATACTATTTGGGTAAtgcaattttctttcaaaaatggtCTTCTTTACAGTAGAAATAGGAATTTGTGGCAAGGTAGGCTTTATTTGAACACAAAGCTATAATATGCAGTTAAAAAAGTCAACATTAGTTAAATATTCAAGATTCaaatataaaaactaaataaatgttatatattttcatattttttaaatattttctacaAGCCATTAAAAGGACACACAAAAACCTctaaatgtcaacatttcaaatgtattttaatcatgACAAAAATCAACCATGAATAGTGGACGTTGTACAACAGTTCCTgagtttttacacaaattatgaagaccagaaaaaatgtttgaaacaaCATTAGACAGTAATTACTGCACTGTCAAATT
It contains:
- the esamb gene encoding endothelial cell-selective adhesion molecule isoform X2, with the protein product METHTRLRILMMFWWILQGDSNKVEIPREEMEVVKGQMVVLHAWYSPNSDISKNTVVWHFTGNESKQVINFSSGEMGYGQNDFSKRAGFSATMPSTNLSIFINNTQESDSGRYVCDVIIPGGAGISGQMHLNVKVPPSPPVCTMTGEPVVNGNVTLSCKSAHGKPVPQYKWTKTAPMQEVFFSPMQNERQGTLRLSNLTKSMSGKYICRASNTAGSDSCSINLEVITSSNAGMIAAATLGSMVGLVAMVLFLLFVLRKRRDTEEETANEIKEDAQAPKRVSWAKSNTGSDIVSKNGTLSSIATSPRPTDHQRQPAYHYPYSPSSTTDTGSVINTYQLRPGEANTLRGLPGYNAGGTPSRKNKRPPVANGGPPQVIRVPPARTEGAQPQTPPAFTASTRASSSSTLTRTGTVAVMVPAQSQAGSLV
- the acad8 gene encoding isobutyryl-CoA dehydrogenase, mitochondrial; this translates as MAAAWLFRVPQRLTTNICKTQRLINSRSSQTRGIASCIAPSHGLTDEQKEFQKVAFDFAANEMAPHMAEWDQKEMFPVETMRKAAQLGFGGIYVQPDVGGSGLSRLDTSVIFEALSTGCVSTTAYISIHNMCAWMIDTFGNEEQRQKFCPQLCSMEKFASYCLTEPGSGSDAASLLTTAHLQGDHYILNGSKAFISGGGDTDVYVVMCRTGNKGPKGISCVVVEKGTPGLSFGKKERKVGWNSQPTRAVIFEDCAVPVSNLLGHEGQGFTIAMKGLNGGRINIASCSLGAAHASVQLARDHLLVRKQFGETLSNNQFLQFKLAEMATDLVASRLVVRQAAVALQEDRADAVQLCSMAKLFATDHCFNICNQALQMHGGYGYLKDYAVQQFVRDIRVHQILEGTNEVMRMIIARDLLTES
- the esamb gene encoding endothelial cell-selective adhesion molecule isoform X3; the encoded protein is MEVVKGQMVVLHAWYSPNSDISKNTVVWHFTGNESKQVINFSSGEMGYGQNDFSKRAGFSATMPSTNLSIFINNTQESDSGRYVCDVIIPGGAGISGQMHLNVKVPPSPPVCTMTGEPVVNGNVTLSCKSAHGKPVPQYKWTKTAPMQEVFFSPMQKWRPCPQPILVLGFLDERQGTLRLSNLTKSMSGKYICRASNTAGSDSCSINLEVITSSNAGMIAAATLGSMVGLVAMVLFLLFVLRKRRDTEEETANEIKEDAQAPKRVSWAKSNTGSDIVSKNGTLSSIATSPRPTDHQRQPAYHYPYSPSSTTDTGSVINTYQLRPGEANTLRGLPGYNAGGTPSRKNKRPPVANGGPPQVIRVPPARTEGAQPQTPPAFTASTRASSSSTLTRTGTVAVMVPAQSQAGSLV
- the esamb gene encoding endothelial cell-selective adhesion molecule isoform X1 — protein: METHTRLRILMMFWWILQGDSNKVEIPREEMEVVKGQMVVLHAWYSPNSDISKNTVVWHFTGNESKQVINFSSGEMGYGQNDFSKRAGFSATMPSTNLSIFINNTQESDSGRYVCDVIIPGGAGISGQMHLNVKVPPSPPVCTMTGEPVVNGNVTLSCKSAHGKPVPQYKWTKTAPMQEVFFSPMQKWRPCPQPILVLGFLDERQGTLRLSNLTKSMSGKYICRASNTAGSDSCSINLEVITSSNAGMIAAATLGSMVGLVAMVLFLLFVLRKRRDTEEETANEIKEDAQAPKRVSWAKSNTGSDIVSKNGTLSSIATSPRPTDHQRQPAYHYPYSPSSTTDTGSVINTYQLRPGEANTLRGLPGYNAGGTPSRKNKRPPVANGGPPQVIRVPPARTEGAQPQTPPAFTASTRASSSSTLTRTGTVAVMVPAQSQAGSLV
- the vps26b gene encoding vacuolar protein sorting-associated protein 26B; amino-acid sequence: MSFFSFGQNAEIDVVLNDADTRKKAEHKTEDGKKDKYFLFYDGETVSGRVNVTLKSPGKRLEHQGIKIEFVGQIELYYDRGNHHEFVSLVKDLARPGEMTQSQTFDFEFTHVEKPYESYTGQNVKLRYFLRATVIRRLNDISKELDIVVHTLSTYPELNSSIKMEVGIEDCLHIEFEYNKSKYHLKDVIVGKIYFLLVRIKIKHMEIDIIKRETTGTGPSVYHENDTIAKYEIMDGAPVRGESIPIRLFLAGYDLTPTMRDINKKFSVRYYLNLVLIDEEERRYFKQQEITLWRKGDVVRKSMSHQAAIASQRYEGSAASESALEQCAKEESGSEPRLRLDRGSP
- the thyn1 gene encoding thymocyte nuclear protein 1, which translates into the protein MPPKKRARKTVNSGQNAEKKRKTSSSSKTLEEASTVQYSHWLMKSEPESRFENGIDVKFGIEDLKSLPSQTSCWDGVRNYQARNFMHQMKEGHLAFFYHSNCKEPGIAGLIKIVKEAYVDHTQFDKKDVHFDASSTKENPKWRMVDVQYQRMLKRFLPLGELKKYHLQHSTKGGPLKNAMLFTRPRLSVQPLTSEEFDFLLSLEEQEPL